The proteins below come from a single Cylindrospermopsis raciborskii Cr2010 genomic window:
- a CDS encoding sulfurtransferase TusA family protein: MSLSTPDDQLDLRGTPCPINFVRTKLCLEQMSDGSLLEVWLDPGEPIEQVPDSLTMAGFHVENITDKSEYFSLLVRRPLV, from the coding sequence ATGAGCTTGTCTACCCCTGATGACCAATTAGATTTACGTGGAACCCCTTGTCCTATTAATTTTGTACGGACGAAGTTGTGCCTAGAACAAATGTCTGATGGCAGTTTACTCGAGGTTTGGCTGGATCCGGGTGAACCAATTGAGCAGGTTCCCGACAGCCTGACCATGGCTGGGTTTCATGTAGAAAATATTACTGACAAATCTGAGTATTTTTCCTTATTAGTACGTCGTCCCCTAGTCTGA
- the rsgA gene encoding small ribosomal subunit biogenesis GTPase RsgA, with the protein MTGDRIATNQELVGTVLAVQANFYRVQLQGGLIPTLLCTRRTRLKKIGQQVMVGDQVLVEEPDWMGGRGAIADVLPRKTELDRPAIANVNQILLVFALADPPLEPVQLSRFLIKGESTGIDLRLCLNKCDLIKEDERRAISDRLESWGYKPIFLSVQEGMNIEEAREYLKNKITVIAGPSGVGKSSLINQLIPQGNLRVGKVSGKLARGRHTTRHVELFELPNGGLLADTPGFNQPDLGFAPEELIYYFPEGRKFLEKGSCRFSDCLHRDEPGCIVNNDWERYEYYLEFLQEAIAYQTICQQQSDPESTLKLKTKGQGENHYEPKLESKKYRRVSRRVQVQNLHHWYTENQE; encoded by the coding sequence ATGACAGGAGATAGGATTGCTACCAATCAAGAATTGGTGGGTACGGTGTTGGCTGTGCAGGCCAATTTTTACCGTGTGCAGTTACAGGGGGGACTAATTCCCACTCTCCTGTGCACTCGCAGAACCAGATTGAAGAAAATTGGTCAGCAGGTAATGGTGGGAGATCAGGTACTGGTGGAAGAACCTGACTGGATGGGGGGAAGAGGTGCGATCGCTGATGTTTTACCACGAAAAACTGAATTGGATAGACCAGCGATCGCCAATGTAAATCAAATTCTCTTAGTTTTTGCACTTGCGGATCCTCCTTTGGAACCTGTGCAGTTAAGTAGATTTTTAATTAAGGGCGAGTCTACAGGTATAGATCTTCGGTTATGTTTAAATAAATGTGACTTAATCAAAGAGGATGAAAGAAGAGCAATTAGCGATCGCTTAGAGAGTTGGGGATACAAGCCAATTTTTTTGAGCGTCCAAGAGGGTATGAATATTGAGGAAGCTAGGGAATATTTAAAAAATAAAATCACGGTAATTGCTGGTCCTTCTGGTGTGGGGAAGTCCAGTTTGATTAACCAATTAATTCCCCAGGGAAACTTGAGGGTGGGAAAGGTTTCTGGTAAGTTGGCCCGTGGTCGTCATACCACTCGTCACGTAGAATTGTTTGAGTTACCCAATGGTGGTTTACTAGCAGACACACCAGGGTTTAATCAACCAGATTTAGGTTTTGCTCCAGAAGAGTTAATCTACTATTTTCCCGAAGGTAGAAAATTCTTAGAGAAGGGGAGTTGTCGATTTAGTGATTGTTTACATCGAGACGAACCAGGTTGTATAGTCAACAATGATTGGGAAAGATATGAATACTACCTGGAATTTTTGCAAGAGGCGATCGCCTACCAAACCATTTGTCAACAGCAGTCTGACCCTGAGTCCACCCTAAAATTAAAGACTAAAGGTCAGGGTGAGAATCACTACGAGCCAAAACTAGAAAGCAAGAAATATCGACGGGTTTCCCGTAGGGTGCAGGTACAGAACCTCCACCATTGGTATACAGAAAACCAGGAATAA